A single window of Actinoallomurus bryophytorum DNA harbors:
- a CDS encoding dihydrofolate reductase family protein, with protein sequence MRRVINSTFVSLDGVINHMEAWHFKYVDGETDRIATEQLLASGAMLMGRGTYEGYANAWSKRDGTYAEKINSMPKYVVSSTLDKAEWTNSQIIDGDLLEEVIRLKKEPGGDILMHGFGPVARTLLKYGLLDELHLWVHPAFAGVGTTADMLFGQGESAELRLLDTRVLDSGVVILSYQPVVPAV encoded by the coding sequence ATGCGACGCGTTATCAACTCGACCTTCGTCAGTCTCGATGGAGTCATCAACCACATGGAGGCATGGCATTTCAAGTACGTCGATGGCGAAACGGACCGGATCGCCACCGAACAACTGCTCGCGAGTGGCGCCATGCTGATGGGCCGCGGGACCTACGAGGGCTACGCGAACGCGTGGTCCAAGCGCGACGGCACGTACGCCGAGAAGATCAACAGCATGCCGAAATACGTCGTCTCATCCACTCTGGACAAGGCCGAGTGGACCAATTCACAGATCATCGACGGCGACCTGCTGGAGGAGGTCATCAGGCTCAAGAAGGAGCCCGGCGGCGACATCCTGATGCACGGGTTCGGCCCGGTCGCGCGGACCCTGCTGAAGTACGGCCTGCTCGACGAGCTCCACCTGTGGGTGCACCCTGCCTTCGCCGGCGTCGGGACCACCGCGGACATGCTGTTCGGCCAGGGTGAGAGCGCCGAGCTGCGGCTGCTGGACACCCGGGTGCTCGACTCGGGCGTCGTCATCCTCTCCTACCAGCCGGTGGTCCCGGCCGTGTGA